The region AGGAATGGGTGGTTATAAACATAGAACCAGTCTGAAGACAGCTTTTCAATAACAGTTGGAGGGAAAAGTGGCGTAAAATATGCGTTTAATATTTGCCTCCTAATGTCAACATTGCAATGTCTTTAGGCCAGACCAACAGTGGGTGATGAAAATAACCTTTACCTCTGGTGTCCGGATCTTCCTATCGCTGtagatggagggggggggggggggggcaggatctGGGCGTCTGTGCAtgacaccagggctgtggagtcagtcggagtcagaggtttggcttaccgattccACAGCCCTGCATGACCCACAGAGACCACTAATGTCAGTAGGCACTGTACAATATACTATAATTTCCCAATAATCCAGGAACCAGGGCACCTGCGTCCTCCTTTAGTAATGTTATTATGATTTTTCTTTTCTGAACTAATAAAGATACAAAAAGAGATTGTCTTGTTCCTTGATCCTCCCTGTGTTGCTGCAACCTTGTGGAGTGTTGCCCCAAGTGTGCACGGACAGAGTGGTGTGGCCAAGGGGGGACTCGTCTATTGCAAGTCTAATTTCCCAAGTGGTTCTGCTTGAGGGAAATTACACACTTGGCCTCTGATtcatcatttacttttttttttttatatttatttattttttgccggtttggtgccaaattcatcaaaatggcggtCAAGATTCAGGAATTTGCAGCAAAGTAAAAAATGAGGTTTCTTCCTAacgtgaaattgcacaaaaatttgaTACACTCAAGGGGATAACTGTAGTTAGTCCCCTTAGTAGagagactaaggctatgttcacacgttgcatttttgctgcattttttatgtaaattttaagctgcgttttacagtaccagctttTTTTCCTGATTGACTTGGAAaattgctgcgtttttgcaaactgcagcatgtcacttttattGTATTTGCAGCGTttgttcacccatagaaagcaattggTAAGTGCAAGAATGCtgggtttttttgtgcaaaaacctaaggaaatTTTCCGCAAATCTGGCTCTTTtttggggcactaaactttatcaacatgcataaGACACaacaaaaatgcaggaaaaaacgcaacgtgtgaacatagctttaaaAATTGCACAACTAGAATCGTGAATTTGGTgcaaataaaaagaattaaaaaaaaatagtacaaaatACAAAACGAGATAAAAAGTAGTGGCAGAGGCAGTGATGAATTGGGGCCAGATTTCTGCCTTCTGACCCTCAGCATTCAGCTCGTCAATGATGGGGTCTTGCAATGGAAAGGACGGTATATATTGGATAACCATTTCTATAGATGTGACCGTACTTCAGTTAGCTTCAAAATAATTAACAATTATTGCTGCATGCAAAACAGATTTGCTTAGATTCTGCCATTTTCCCGTGACGACACATTGGCAACTAACTCTGCCTTGAAATAAAACTATTGGTATATTACCTCCAGCGCActcgtaaggccacgttcacacaactGCATAAACAAAGTATGATTTTCATTCCAAAAACCCCCCCACAATTTTTCATCTTTGTTGCTATCAGTTTTACATATCACCAGGGCATAAAAGACCAAGAAACATTTGGTCAGAGCAGCCCAGTTGAATCACATAGGTCCCAGTGCTTTCTTTGTGAGGTCAGTTTTTTTACACTGATAACACTCTGACCACATATACCATCATGTGACTATAGCTTATAAAGTATTCTAGTTGTTGGCTTAGCATGTCACATATATGGGGCTCTGCTGGCCTAGCTGAACGGTATCCTGGTAAACGTATTCCATGTGGGATATCCTGTTGAACATGAGGATGGCTGATGGATGCCGCAGTATGGCATCTTTCACAGGCTTCCGTATAATGTATGTCAGGACCTATTCCTGTGATTTGATGTGAACCGGGTTTAAGACAGTAATTTGCAATCTAAAAACCCCTGTACAGTGGATCACCAGAGACGTTTCCCCTGATTATAGACATTTCCTGTCTGACTAAGCGAGTTCTACTTTGACATATGACATTGGGAAAAATGGAAGAAATCGCAGAGAGTGCAATTACATTTTAATTCTTGTATAGGGTAGACCATTAATTCAATAAGGTACAGCACTCAAGTTTCTGATGGGGGGAAAAAAGTGATTATTTTTTTTAGCCTACTTATTCATAATGCCGGAGTATGAACAAATGGTATAAATCACAATTCGGACTATACAGCAATTGATCCCTTTGTCAAGATTGTGTGCTTGACAAAAGGCTCTACGGCTCACTACCCATGTAGCCCAAATTGGAGCTATTTTATACTATTTGTGCACACCAACGCACTATGAATAAAGGAAAAATCACATTTAGCATGAGAAACTTTAATGCTGTCCATTATAGATAGCATGTGTCCATAAAATTATGGACGAGAAAAGGCCGTATAGGGACGCGCACCAAAGCATACCCGCTGATTTTGTGCTGTTGTCGTTGAACATACGTCTCCTGTATCAGCAATGTGACATTCAGAACCAGTGAAAAATGTTATGTTCCTGCATGTGCTATTTTGCCACAAGCACAATTAAATTTTTTTTCGTATGGATGAACTTCTGTAAAAATGACAGCCTAGTAATGGTATAATATATCCTTAACCTAAGGTATCATTTGTTTTCTTTTAGTACCCCCGATATTGATTCTTAAAGTGCACCTGACAGCTTATATGTGCTGTCCGATCCACGGGTAGCCTTTATCAGACACTGGCAGTATGATATCCTGTCTTGCtcaatttggttttctttttttgaaaactgcagtcatGCTGACCCTTTCCATCCCAGCATGCTGCCACCCATTAACTCTCACATGGTGTGTCCATTTCACCTGCTTGTAGTTGGCACATATTTATAAAGGTTGACCGCACTCCACAGTAGAAGCTGTGACAGAGGACGCGCTGGAAACGTGTTGCATTTTCACTTCAAGGATGTTTTTGTAAAaatttatttttcaaataaacgcATTGGTTTTACCTGGAGCTGGACCTTCCTCTTGGTTTCCGCCGGGtatatttgactctgaaatgctgcgtgTATAAGCAGAGACCTGTTACTCCAGGACAGTGGTTGAGGAGAAACCACAGGGAACCACTGGTCCGACTAGTCTCCATCTCGGCTCGGTTCCCGGCAGTTTTGAAAGTGTTTCATAGTCAGACATGCCTGGCTGAGatagatcatacagccagtgcttTATACATGCTGCTTGTGGATCGTGCACCATGTATCAGATCTCCGGTTCACTTTAATATTCACTATGCTGTGTTGATCCAGTGACAACAGTAAAGCTCTAGGTTCATTGGCTCCAAGGCAAATTGTCCTGTCCTGCTCTTACCATGTCTACATATTGGATGCATGTAGCATTTTAGCAACATATGGtctttattaataaaaaataaaattattattatgagaGATTGACTTCAGTTATATCATGAGATGTTCTTTTGTTTGTATAGAAACTCTCTTGGACACTCGATGGACTACATCGGAGCTAGCATGGGTTACATATCCTGAATCTGGAGTAAGTAACATcttccctttcccccccccccctctttactAGATATTCTTTAaacctcttttgtgttttttttttttttttttttcttttaactttttaaTTTCCTCTTGGTTTGTCCTAGTGAATATAAGGAGGAACTGTATAAAGATGACAAAGTATATACCATTTATTTAATTTTTCTTCTACTTTTTTGTAGTGGGAGGAAGTAAGTGGCTATGACGATGCATCAAATCCAATTCGGACTTATCAAGTATGTAATGTGCAGATGTTAAATCAAAATAACTGGCTACGGACACAGTTTATTCATCGACAGGATGTACAGCGTGTCTACGTTGAGCTGAAATTCACTGTGCGAGATTGTAACAGCCTGCCAAATATTCCAGGATCCTGCAAGGAGACTTTTAATCTATTTTATTACGAGTCTGACACCGACTCTGCCTCTGAGAATAGTCCCTTATGGATGGAAACTCCATACATTAAGGTGGACACCATTGCGCCTGATGAGAGCTTCTCGCGACGTGACTCTGGCCGTGTTAACACGAAAGTTCGGAGCTTTGGACCTCTTTCCCGTGCTGGTTTTTATTTGGCTTTTCAAGACTTGGGTGCCTGTGTTTCTTTAATTTCAGTGCGTGTATTCTTTAAGAAGTGTCCGCAAACCATAGCAGGATTTGCTACTTTTCCAGAGACTTTGACTGGTGCTGAAACCACCTCCTTGGTTATTGCCCCTGGTGCCTGTGTGCCCAACGCCTTGGAAGTGTCTGTCCCTCTCAAGCTTTATTGCAATGGAGATGGCGAGTGGATGGTACCGGTGGGGTCCTGTACATGTTCAGCAGGATATGAAGCGGCTGCAAAGGACACACAGTGCCTAGGTAATCTGAGCATGATTCTTTACCTCTTTCATGATACTTTCCCCTCCTTTGCAAAAATAATTTGAAAGGTATATAGAAAATGTATTTTATTGCTTCCCATAAGAATGTTTTCTAGTCTCTAACATCAAATTTTATTTACCAGCTTGCAACCGTGCTACATACAAGTCAAGGCAGGGAGAAGGGCCCTGCATTCCATGCCCTGCTAATAGCCGCGCCACTTCTGCTGCAGCCACCATATGTACCTGCCAGACGAGCTATTACAGAGCTGATGGTGAGAGTGCGGAAAAACCATGCACATGTAAGTGATGAAGAAATTGTTTGACATTAAAACTTTAACGTGGGTACTAGGTCTCTGGTAAGGTGTATGTTCTGATTGATGGAAAAATACTTGCATGGAACCCAACAGATCCCATTGTAAGTCATTGGCATCCGACAGGCTTCTGTGCTAAACCAAGGACACATCGCCGCTCTGGATAGAGCTTACATTGACAAAATctcggccttttttttttttttttttaattatctgcaTCTTTCAATTTGATTAAATGAATCCTTGATCAAAAATGGCCTCATTTTAGCAGACGTTCAAGTTAGTCACACTGATTTATGGGCATGTTGCAAGAGATGTATGATCACGTCTTCTGTTTGCTATATCTGTCATACTATAAGTTACTGCCTTTAACTTGAACAATTACTAAAATCGAGGAACTTTTTTCCTGTTTGtgactcttttttggggggggggggggggtagtgacCACATTTCATAATTGTTCTTTACTTTTGGCCATGCagtaaaccacaccaaaaacttcaATTTTACAGACTAATGTACAAACTTGCATAGAATGGATTTTCTAAAAGTATTGTTTAGTGGACTATGGATTTTtactaaaattggtcattttacccttgttaaaaaaaaaaaaaaaaaaaaaaaaaaagcaataactgCGTTCTAAAACAAAAAAGCACCAAACTTTCACTTTACAACTATATGAGGAGATTCATAAATGTAAATTTTCAGAGGACTTTGGAAAAAGAAAAGCCCCCTATGTAGTGGTTAGGGGGGAATACTCCACTTTCTTACCAGTTTGGATAAAATTTCCCATCGTCTTTAGACTGATAAGTTCTTTTTTCCCCATCGATTGATCCATCTGAACAGTAGCATGCTGTCGATATAAAGGCAGAATGACTTCTTGTAGCTACAGAAGAGAATCCTAAATATCAGACGTGTATTGGGCTGGGTGCTCACCTGTGCTTTCTTCTTGTTCTTGCTTTCAGCTGTGCCTTCAGCACCACAACACGTGATTTCCAATGTCAATGAGACCTCTGTGGTGCTAGAGTGGGGAGAACCTGCCAATTTAGGAGGCCGGGAGGACACATCTTATAATGTGATCTGTAAAAAGTGCTCAGAACGCGTGTGCTCTCGTTGTGATGATAACGTTCAGTTTTGGCCCCGCCAACTTGGAGTTCTCAAGCGGCATGTCTCAGTCAGCCATCTTCAGGCTCACACGAAATACAGTTTTGAAATCCAGGCAGTTAATGGAGTGTCAAACAGGAACCCCCACCCACCAAATTATTATTCTGTGAATATAACAACCAACCAAGCTGGTAAGTGTGCGTTTGATGGATTGCAAGTGTTGTGAAGTGAAACAGAGAACACTTAATAAATAGCTGGGGGATTAGTACTGGTAATGAAATGATGGGGTGTGCACAAGGATGGGAAAAGGAAAGGGATTGAATAACTGAAGCTGTTCACTTTCCTTCCAGCCCCTTCAGCGGTCCCTATTGTACAATCACATGGCAGTGCTGCAAATTCTCTCATGTTGTCCTGGGCTCCCCCTGAGAGTCCCAACGGCATCATTTTGGATTATGAGATAAGATATTATGCGAAGGTGAGTATCCTGAACAGCTACAATATTTTTAGTTCTATTTCATCTATAAACTAGGGCCAACTCTTGCTTTTCTATTATCCCCAGAGTCACAGCGGTGCAGGAAACACCGTGACCAGTCAGCGCACAAGTGTGCATGTGGAGGGGCTGTTTCCAGACAGTATATATGTGGTACAAGTCCGTGCTCGCACAGTAGCTGGATATGGTGCATACAGTGATCCACGAGAGTTCCAGACAGTAGCTGAAGATGGTGCGTAAATCCTTATTCTTAAACCTTTCATTCTCTTAAGCACAAATGATTCATTCTTAACCCCATTAACAAATCTTCTTGAGCCACAGATTCACCCCCACACCTTGTCTTGCGTTATTTTCTTATGTCACACCGCTAACACTGTAAATTACAATTATATTCACGTTTTCCCTCTCTAACATCTACTATTACATTCTCACTTGTCAACATCTTCTCCATCTTGAAGTTTTAGATTCTAGCTGGCAGACTTGATGTTGACTATGCAGGTACGCCTGCAAAGTAATCCACCAGACGTAAATCACCGGGGGCATGTACATGTCAGCATGTTATGCTTATGGCAACATTTAGGCTGCTGCCAGTTGTAACAAGCCCAGGGAAAGTTAGTAGACAGGTTACTATGCAGGCTCCTTAGCATTGTGCCTATCAACAAGTGAGAAAAGTCAACTAAATAACACGTCTCCTGCATAGACTTTCTTTCTGGAAATGTATAGTCTTTTGATGTTTTTTTTCAACCATCTGGCCATTAACTTAATCTATCCATGTCAAGTCTAGTTGATTATAGCCAAGAACATTGACATGATTTTACACAGCAATCTGCCATGGTACAGATGAGATGTCTCTTGCCTCAGATTTGCTGCCCTTACTCATTCTCAACAAACAGATCCTCGCCTCCCTTCACCGATTCCCTAATCCTTTGCTATTACGTTACCCTTCCTTTTAATATTCTTCACTCTTGAGTTTTACCTTGGTCCACAGACTCTGCACTGTCCGTGTGATTCGTCACTTCCTTGATTTTCCTTTACCCACTGATCCCTCACTCCCCTCCtccttttttccttccatgtttcccCCACAGGGGATCGGAGCAGTCTGCAGGAGCAGGTCCCGATGGTTGTTGGTTCTGTGACAGCTGGGCTCATTTTTATAATTGCAGTGGTCGTAATTGTAATAGTTTGTTTCAGGTGAGTTGTGTACTGGGGTAGAAATTTGGTGGGAGGTCTAACAAAATTTTTAATATAGTGTTTGAAGTTTTAGGCTGCATTTATATGTCAGATTTTCTTATGAATTCTGTCTGTTTCTCTCTTTCTTGGAGAGAACAGTTACCCATTATAATCCATAGGCATTTCCATTGCACcagtggtaaaaaaacaaaaacgacaTAGTTAAGTTTGGTCCAATATGAAGACCAAACTTGCCAATTCTAATAAGAATCAATGTTCCTGTCAGTTGTATGGATTGGACCTTAAGTAAACTGAGCGTAATGGATTAAGTCTTGTTCACATGTTCATGTTTTTAGTCTGTATTCCtttcattcttaaaggggttgtccactttcagcAGAATGGAACCCAAACTTTGTAAGATATCTAAAAACAAGCACAGTAGATACCCACCCTTCTTTGATGAAATAGAGATGGAATTGCATGGATTACATATATGAGCATGTAAACAAGCTTTAGGGTAAATTAGCGGTAataattgtaacttttttttttgtttagcagaAAACAGAGGAATGATCCTGAATCTGAGTACACAGAGAAACTGCAGCAATATAGTAAGTATGGTTTAGAGTTGGCATGGATTACTGATGGTCTGCGATGGTTCCTCACTAATGATCTTCTGCTGTGAATCATGGCCATTCAATGTTAATTTTCTTAGTTTGGGTATCTCGTTGTTCAAGATGGATATTCTCTGGTGCCTTCTTCTTAACCTGTGATTTTATATAATCTCCCTCCTGTTTGTGCCATTTATGAGCCTCCGGATTCTCTGACTGGTTACAACATCTGATGACCTTTCTTTTGGTAGTTACAGCTGACTTGCTTGTTCTGGGTGGCTGCACATTATGCCTCTTCTCGCTGTGCATTGCTTAGCAATTTGTAATTAATGTCCTGTGGTGTTCAGCGCTAATTGGCAGTTGTTAACACTATTTCTTGTTAGCCGTATGTCTCCATGCTTGTTGAAAATTTGAATCTGTTCTTTTATTGGTGCGGATGGTAATTTTACCAATGTCACTGTATGAGTTTTTTCTTTGGATTGCTATAGTGCTTTCTATACAAATGTTCCTGCTTTAAATTGGCAAAAACCTGCATTTTATCACTGTTCTCTTTGTCCCTAGTGGATCTGATCTACTTACTGGCACCATTTTTGTGAAAACGGCTATTACAAGAAAATGTAAAACTTCCATTCTTTTACATGCACTAATGTAGGTGTTAGGGCAATAGTCAGATTTCCTAGTGTATGGACATATTATGTGCTTGACAGAAGTCCTGTTATTCTTTTGTAAAAGTGTCTCCCGTCATGTGGCCACCAACTGGATGCATACTTGTCAGTTTCATCTTGCCTAATGGCCACCATTTGCCATTTGTTGGGGTTGTGGCCTATGCCATTGTATTTACATTTGTCACTCAGCTGAGGACAATTTGTTATCGTCTGTCCACAATTTCTGTGATATTTAGAAGAGTTGTAATGTACTTAAGTAGACTTAAAGATTGATATACGATACATAAGTGGAAAATTAATCTGTGATGCATTGTAGCTTTTTATTGGGCTATTTGTGTTAAGGTTTGTGGTCCATTATATAGTGTTTACATCTTGTTTGTAGTAATAGCCCACCCCTCATTACAATAATTAGAAGTTGTGAATGGCTTCTAGCTCCCACAGTTGCTGAATTGGTAATTTGGTATTTCTTCTGTTCTATTGTCAGTACCTACCACTCCTCCCCTTGAATGGTTATATCCCTCCCTTCCCTCTAATTGTCTTATCTCTTGCTGAAAGTCTTTTTAGGGGTTGTAAATTTAGCTTTCTTCCCGCCTGTGTATATTTATGGGTTACCAGCCATGTTGCTTGTTTTTTGTATTCTTTTGCTCACCATGAAGCCCCAATTAACTCTATGCCTGCAACTTTATGGATACTGAATTTGACTTTTGTTGTACTTTCTACTTATGTAAAAGGGGTTTTACCCACGAACAAAGTTAAATTTAGTCAATACTTTAATCATtccatctttgaataataataacttccataattggatgtgtttatagaaaaaaaaaaatgttcctgtgctgataatcttctaaatgtgcccctgctgtgtactgtgtaatggctgtgtctcactgtgcaggaacatggtctgatcataccacatctcctgggcaaggagaaagcaaaagagaatacagacattacagcacgggacacatttataagattctctcagcacaggaacattttgttttttgttttttacacatccagttgtggaaattattattccaacatctattaattacaatgtactttgtgggaaaacccctttagttTAATAGGAATTATTAAATATCTATCTCTTTAGTGAGGATATTTGCTGTACCAATAATGTTGCATGATTGGTGCGAAATACAACCTGACACCATACTATGACTATGGCAAGTTAAATTCCCCAACCTGTGGTCTAAGCACTGTTTGTGAACTGTAAGTGACAGCAGTAGTCCACAAGATTGCATACAATCTAATGTATTCTATTACACTTCAGTAGTCCCAAGTCACTCCAGGGCTATACACAAAGGGCCTGATTCATCGAGGTGTTCTAGCCACAGTTCTGGCGTAAAACACGCTGAAATGTTgcaaaaatttagcaactttttgGTGTGTTTTACACCAGTCCCGGCCAGCTTCACCAAACTTGACGGAACGTGGCAAAACCTTCcccaaattcatcaaaatttaTACCACCTCAGTAATGTAAATTTATGCCAGAAATGTTTTACAGTCCTTGACTAAAGTAACTTTTTTGGTGTAGGCGCCTAatcctcttaatgaattaggtgcatctaagggtaccgtctcactatacgatttaccaacgatcacgacctgcgatacgacctggccgtgatcgttggtaagtcgttgtgtggtcgctggggagctgtcacacagaccgctctccagcgaccaacgatgccgaggttcgctggtaaccagggtaaacatcggtttactaagcgcagggccgcgcttagtaacccgatgtttaccgtggttaccagcgtaaaagtaaaaaaaaacaaaccgtacatactcaccatctgatgtccgtcaggtcccttgccgtccgcttcctgctctgactgagatccggccgtacagtgagagcagagtgcagcggcgacgtcaccgctgtgatctgctctcactttccggccgacagacagtcagagcgggaagcagacggcaagggacctgaaggacatcagatggtgagtatgtacggtttgttttttttttacttttacgctggtaaccacggtaaacatcaggttactaagcgcggccctgcgcttagtaacccgatgtttaccctggttaccagcgaacgcatcgctggctcgctgtcacacacaacgatccagcgatgacagcgggagatccagcgacgaaagaaagtttcaaacgatctgctacgacgtacgattctcagcagggtccctgatcgctgctgcgtgtcagacactgcgagatcgtaactatatcgctagaacgtcacgaatcgtaccgtcgtagcgatgaaaatgccactgtgtgacggtacccttactctagcAATTCCATCTTTAAGACTGCATGGagaatgccagtctta is a window of Ranitomeya variabilis isolate aRanVar5 chromosome 2, aRanVar5.hap1, whole genome shotgun sequence DNA encoding:
- the EPHB3 gene encoding ephrin type-B receptor 3 isoform X2, yielding MPLLLLCSVLLLAAGVTGLEETLLDTRWTTSELAWVTYPESGWEEVSGYDDASNPIRTYQVCNVQMLNQNNWLRTQFIHRQDVQRVYVELKFTVRDCNSLPNIPGSCKETFNLFYYESDTDSASENSPLWMETPYIKVDTIAPDESFSRRDSGRVNTKVRSFGPLSRAGFYLAFQDLGACVSLISVRVFFKKCPQTIAGFATFPETLTGAETTSLVIAPGACVPNALEVSVPLKLYCNGDGEWMVPVGSCTCSAGYEAAAKDTQCLACNRATYKSRQGEGPCIPCPANSRATSAAATICTCQTSYYRADGESAEKPCTSVPSAPQHVISNVNETSVVLEWGEPANLGGREDTSYNVICKKCSERVCSRCDDNVQFWPRQLGVLKRHVSVSHLQAHTKYSFEIQAVNGVSNRNPHPPNYYSVNITTNQAAPSAVPIVQSHGSAANSLMLSWAPPESPNGIILDYEIRYYAKSHSGAGNTVTSQRTSVHVEGLFPDSIYVVQVRARTVAGYGAYSDPREFQTVAEDGDRSSLQEQVPMVVGSVTAGLIFIIAVVVIVIVCFRKQRNDPESEYTEKLQQYMVPGMKLYIDPFTYEDPNEAVRDFAKEIDISCVKIEEVIGAGEFGEVCRGRLKQAGRREQLVAIKTLKAGYTDQQRRDFLGEAGIMGQFDHPNIIRLEGVVTRSRPVMILTEFMENGALDSFLRMNDGQFTVIQLVGILRGIASGMKYLSEMNYVHRDLAARNILVNSNLVCKVSDFGLSRFLENSRSDPTYTSSVGGKIPIRWTAPEAISYRKFTSASDVWSYGIVMWEVMSYGERPYWDMSNQDVINAVEQDYRLPPPMDCPSALHQLMLDCWLRDRNLRPKFTQIVSSLDKLIRNAASLKVTSPAQASVSQQLLDRTVPDYTTFPTVGDWLEAIKMGQYQENFMSAGFTSFHLVAQMTAEDLLRIGVTLAGHQKKLLNSVQDMRLQMSQTLPVQV
- the EPHB3 gene encoding ephrin type-B receptor 3 isoform X1, which translates into the protein MPLLLLCSVLLLAAGVTGLEETLLDTRWTTSELAWVTYPESGWEEVSGYDDASNPIRTYQVCNVQMLNQNNWLRTQFIHRQDVQRVYVELKFTVRDCNSLPNIPGSCKETFNLFYYESDTDSASENSPLWMETPYIKVDTIAPDESFSRRDSGRVNTKVRSFGPLSRAGFYLAFQDLGACVSLISVRVFFKKCPQTIAGFATFPETLTGAETTSLVIAPGACVPNALEVSVPLKLYCNGDGEWMVPVGSCTCSAGYEAAAKDTQCLACNRATYKSRQGEGPCIPCPANSRATSAAATICTCQTSYYRADGESAEKPCTSVPSAPQHVISNVNETSVVLEWGEPANLGGREDTSYNVICKKCSERVCSRCDDNVQFWPRQLGVLKRHVSVSHLQAHTKYSFEIQAVNGVSNRNPHPPNYYSVNITTNQAAPSAVPIVQSHGSAANSLMLSWAPPESPNGIILDYEIRYYAKSHSGAGNTVTSQRTSVHVEGLFPDSIYVVQVRARTVAGYGAYSDPREFQTVAEDGDRSSLQEQVPMVVGSVTAGLIFIIAVVVIVIVCFSRKQRNDPESEYTEKLQQYMVPGMKLYIDPFTYEDPNEAVRDFAKEIDISCVKIEEVIGAGEFGEVCRGRLKQAGRREQLVAIKTLKAGYTDQQRRDFLGEAGIMGQFDHPNIIRLEGVVTRSRPVMILTEFMENGALDSFLRMNDGQFTVIQLVGILRGIASGMKYLSEMNYVHRDLAARNILVNSNLVCKVSDFGLSRFLENSRSDPTYTSSVGGKIPIRWTAPEAISYRKFTSASDVWSYGIVMWEVMSYGERPYWDMSNQDVINAVEQDYRLPPPMDCPSALHQLMLDCWLRDRNLRPKFTQIVSSLDKLIRNAASLKVTSPAQASVSQQLLDRTVPDYTTFPTVGDWLEAIKMGQYQENFMSAGFTSFHLVAQMTAEDLLRIGVTLAGHQKKLLNSVQDMRLQMSQTLPVQV